The genomic stretch ATAGGCTTGATTGGCATTCTAATGGGGTACCTTTTCAGAAAGTCATGATCAAGCCCAAAGATGAGGTTTTGCAATGGATTGGAGAGCAagttttttagttaaaaaatgagAGATTGTTTTGGTTATAACCTGATACTTTGGGGGTTTCCCCCTTTTTAGTAAACTGTACATCTATAAATCAAGAGATACTAGACACTAGACAGAACATGACATTCAAAATTTTCGTTccaatattgatattttgattGCATCATCTTTTGTCCTGATCAAGAAAGAAAACATATGACGGCTCAAAGAAGAAAATACATGACAGCTTTTGAGACAATTCTAATTCAACGAATTAAGAGTTCTATTTTACTATTCTAATTCAAAGAAGAGAGTCAAGAGTTCTATTTCACTATCAATCATTACGTGGCTACTGAATGTTGGGTTATCATCATATTTTTGTTCAACAATTTGTGTAAGATTTACAACGTTTTGCTTGATTCTTTACAATTAGGATGAGCACGGGGTGGATTAGAACAGATTGGGATGAATTCGCATCCAATATACTAAAGGTGAATTTGAAAAATCTCATATGCATCCACATCTGATAGGGGTGTGGATTCAATCCAATCTACTAATTAATGGTGAATGAATTTGACagattttaagttttaaaaaataaaataaataggttTGGCTCTTGACGACTATAGGTTTAGGGCTTGTTATGAAATAACAGTTCTTGTAaccataatatattttgattggTTCTTCATTTATTTTCAACGCAGTGTTGACACTGTGAAGAAGAACAAATCTGACttaaaaccaaatattttatttggactACACGTGTAGTAGGAAACTCAACATGGAGCTACTATGTTTATAGTCTATATATAGTGAATTAGTGGAGTGGATTGGATATAGTAGATTTTGAGAAGTCATATCCGTGTCTAATTCACTAATGGTGCGGTGGATCAGATTTTCGTTAAATGGATATGTATCCCATCTATTTTAAGTGGTAAGTGGATACAGATGGAATGAAAGCGAATTTGACAGATTTAGCGAATTCTTGGTCACCTTTACTTTGCGACTAATACTATCATCATATTTTTGTTCAACGAGATGAGTAAATACTTTGTTAATTAAGAATGAGATTGTACGGAGTAACATTTTATCAACAAATGCATGTCGATTGTTCTAATGTTTGGTGTCGTACGTAATAGTCATTTGCTGTTGGTGTACGGATGAGGACAAACACCATGGAGATGGACTACATACCTTCTCGATAAGGAGATGATCTGGGCACCATCCAGACATTGTTAAGCCAAAAAGCGAGTCGAAACAATGCAACGAAGCTTCCTCCGCAATTTCCCTAAATTTGTTTCCTATCTAACCGAACCACAGAACATGATCAAATGTTCAATCCCAAACAATCATTAACTTCAATACATGAATATACACAAATGAACTCAATCAATTGAAAAGATTGTTAGTAAGAATTGAACTTGGaatttttagatatttaaataatatatccaCAATTTTTTGATATTGTCCATTTGTCCGAATCTTAAGATTTAAGATAAAAGAGGTATTATATATTGTGATGTAGAAAATCGTAAAGACTAAAGAGCAGGTGAAAGCTGCTGGGTGAAGGGGTCACAACTCACCTGACTCGGACAAGCAAGCACAGCATAGCCAAGAGATGAAAGATGATGACTAATATATTATTGCTCAATATCAAAAtctgtccaaaaaaaaaaaccaactagTCATTGAGTATATACACGTTATGCATGCCTTGCCTTTTTGAGAACTACTAGCAATCGAGCAGATGAAACATgattttcatataaaaaaatgtgcaatttttattaactattttttaaattaaattcatcACACATGGTCCATACATTGACTTGGCTTTACATGACTATAGCAATCTCGTTAGAGCCATTAATTTTTGTTCAGTCGTTGTTTTTATTTGTAGATAATCAAACCAACTTGTCCGTACATTGGTTAAGGCTACCGAGTCTCATTCTGGTACTCTTGGAAAACTTTTCTTTCCAGGTGTATTTTGTACCTTCTCGATCTCCTAATATTATGTTtggtgttttaaaaaaaattgttacacataatttttaaatagtgaCTATTGATTTAATAGAGTAGAATTCATACACTCTACTCAATATAAAAGCGAATTATGTTCCCCGAGCTGGGGAATATACGAATATCCTATTTTGTATTGGAGCATCCTCGCGCGAAGTTTCCTGGATTGCTTATTCATCACGGATCGGCATGTGAAATGACTTGACTGCCACTGCTTAGACGAtgaattgcatgcatgcattccTTCTGCGTCTATCTAaccaaaatagtaaaatacatTTGCTAGCTagttaatagttaattaatacGCTTTTTATTTCCTTGATGAGGATAAGGTTATGGTATTGGATAGTTCAACAAGtttaataactaattaaaataataaatataatatttttaagagcAACACCATTTCTGAATTTTAGAGAGATTTTTGCAGAGGAAAAATTCGTTACCATCATGTCATGGTTTTTAACAGATGGGAGAACTAATTTTTGGATAAGTTTTCTCCTGCAAAGACCTGATTTTTGCAGGAGAATGACAAAAAGAGAAAACGAGACATACTCGCGTCTGCCTCGCACAAGCCAACTTTAGAAATTTTTATTATGCAACTATcaacttctttaattatttttgttattaaaatagaagataaattacaattttaataatgtgaAAGTGTGATCGATTTTTTAAAGTGAGAGAGTATCGAGGGATAAGATTATAAGAATAACCTAATAAGGTTGCTCTAAGTCTATATTAAACTTTTAgaattttcaatttaaatttaGTAGGTTGAGAGGCCAAATTAAACAATATGTCAATATAAGTCTGCACGTAAGCTAAGAAGTCTAGTTATAAGCCACAAATAATATATGGTTTGATATATTGTTGTCCTATCGGATTCATCAACTACAATATTAATTAACCAATCAAAGGATACTAGAGTAAATCCTATCACATTAAAGATCGATCACTTGAATACAGTTTAAATACCATATCATACAATCAATATTTATGGTTACTTGCTCACTAGTCTCTTGAACCCAACTTTCTGGTCTCATTGTATGTACTTGTACACAACCTCACATTACTTGCAGTgtattcaattcatatatttaataatacaacATTGGATTCTTAATGTGTGCATACATAAAGACTAACATCTAATCGGTGTGCTAATTGTGTGACTCGCTATTTATTCCCGCATTGGCTCTAGGAGCGAGATCTTGTAAACTTGAGATTAGTCCGACAAAACTGAGATCacttaaattttttaagaaaaaaatacaacacTCACTCTCTCCATAAACTCTAAACCCTAGAGCCCCACCGTCGTCTATTTGCACCATAGTACCATTTATATGCTCatttttccattaactttatTTGTGCGctgcatataaaatttgtattatcattagattttttttttttgcgaaaattaaatatcattattattatactttattATCTCTTCTATTAGCGATATTGTATACTTACATATGCACCGGCCATGTTTTTCTTCTATTATTTAATGATAATGTTTAAAAGTAAAGTTAAAGACATACCTTAGATTTGTAGCATTTGTcgagctatggagttcttgctTATAGTATAGGGAACTTAGAATGAAGTCATGAACCATGCATAACTTAATCAGTCCATCTTTTACCATAATTAACAAATATTTGTATGCCAGCACggctaataattaatataagtaTTGCCACATGAACGGGCACGCAACATAgtttactaataataatattcgtattcaattttaaataatatcatTTGCATCCTTCGGcttattcttttaaaataaaacttcaAGAGTATTTTCAAAAGTTAAATATTTAACCGTGAtagatatattaaatttaactcAATAATTTTAGGCCTGAAAAACTCAAGCGCATACCTAAGATGTCGACTTTGGGGTCGGCCTAAGAGGGTCGGGTTGGGTCGACACATAAGGTTGGATAAATGGAGCCAACAGATAGCCATTACAAGTAGTCACTTCGCTCGGAAAACGTCTAGGTCGTGTGGGGCGTTACTAAAGAAGTCATTaagttgactttgttgggcttcagtaggttgagaaagtatatagacagatactacatgtaccAAGgtcaatagtatttaaaaaaaaaagtttctttttgtataaatatgCCGTTCTTTATCTTGTAAGGGGACATTTTGTGTCTTATCACATATTTACTAATTTTCTATTGTAATCTCAAAACAATACTACGGAGTACTCAATATACCCAATTCGTTTTCTCATTCTTTTTAACATTAAGGCATTTTCCCTTTATGATTATCTCGGGTGCAATTTCCTCCATCAAATGGTgacaataatatatgtatgtttatatgataataaatgaatgatttatataataatataattatacaatgatatttgataattttattttcttaatgaaAAGGTCCATATAGAATGTCaatgttataaataaaaaaggatggggtgtaaaattattattattatattatatttataaaaatatcagAGCATCTTTCTATTTATAATAGTTGATATTTTTACTCTTTGTTATTGCAGATTTTCTCTTAAaagatatatttaaatataaatgagAGAATTATACTTTTTGTTTCTCAATTGTTGCTaattaattgtcattttaaagAAATTCAACATTTCAATTGTTCAAAAAGTTACAAATGTTGTCTCTTTGCTGACAGAGATGTCGTAGAAAACGTTCATAACTATAACTTTTAGCGGATAGATGGAAGGATTGTCGGAAGGAAAATGTGTGAAATTCCTAAATAACCTTCTAAAATTCTTAGCTATGAGGGTTTTCATGACTTCCGTAAGCAAAGAGACTAAATTTGTTACTGTTCGAGCAATTGAGATATcagatttcttaaaattaataatgaaaaattaaatcgtagttgacaataattgaaaaacaagggaaaaaaaagatgagtttttttttgggtataaactataaatattGATGTAAGTAAACGATATCCATATAAATGTGATTAAATGCACTTAATTAATTGCAAACGTGATGTCCAAACTCGAGACTTGAGAGCCATAGGCAAAGGTCTGGACTCTGGACTCTTGACGTTGAATGATAAGGAACCTGAGGGTAATATTGGGTTTTCACAGATTCCTCATGTTCATTAATCACTACCGTCCCCTTCAAATGAAGGTCAAGTTTTCCCACTCTCAACTACTTGTGGAGAAAGCTTGCCAGGCTTGCCTTTCTCTGCTTCTTTATTGCAATACATAAATACAAACAGAGAatctatacacacacatacagatatacatatatatatatatagagagagaacaCAAGCTTCCATTAACCTTTACAAAAGCAAGGTTAGCTTCTTAGCTAATTCATCTACGTTTCTTTCTCAAATTTCCTTACGTTTCAATATGGctctttttccctttaattatTCTTGAAcgctttgatttttatttttttctatgaTTTTGGTGGAAAGGGAAAGTTATGTATCAGCTTTAGGGAATGGGTATTCTAAAGTTTAGAGCTTTTCAatgttttgggaattttttttcctctgcAACTTGAATTTGTTTTCACCAATTCTGTTGGAAAATATTACTGTTTAGATTGTTTTCGGTTTGTTGGTATTTTGTGGCTTTTccaattatatatgtaatagtcATTTCCAATAAGGAAGATTTGTGCTTTTATAGAATCATGCAAATTAAACTGCCCTGAAATTTTGGGTGCAAAAGGCGAAATCTTTAACCTCCCACACCCCGGTGTTATAGAGACTGTGAAGGAGTTAAATCACTGTGACTCAATGACCTATAGGTGGTTGAACCAGTGCCACTCCACAAGAGGGTGAAACTCCCGAACTGTCCTGCAATTCTGCAAAAGCTAGCATGAATGTTTCTTGTTTCTATGTCTCTGTGTGACTGTGTTGTGCTATATATTATGCTGCTTGATTGTGTTCTTTTTCGGTTTTAATTCGCTGAAATAGGAGTGGGCTTTGAACTGATCTTAGTTTCCAGGTTTTATGAAATTCAATGCTACTTTTTCCATTTCTGAGAACAGTAAAATTGCTGTTGGATATTGATTTTCTTATTTAAGATTATAAGTACACACCTGTAAGGCTGTAACTAGATAAGAAGCTAAGAATATGCCCCACCTTGATTCTATgacattattataatttgtaGAAGttgatgtttttttaatttgtatttaactTGTATGTTTGCTTATATACAATTTGTATGTCATATCTCATTGGCTGTCTTTTATATCTTGTTTCAGGATATCCCTAGTTGGATCTTAAAAAGGagggttattattttttattttatttttattttttcagtttcTTCTTTGTGATCAGAGTTGAGAGAACATTCAATTATGGGGTCTCTTGCAGAGGTAGTCCAGGAGAGAAAAAACAGTAAGCCCCCTGGAATTCGAGTTTATGAGGGCATAACAAAGTCCAACCTGTCATACAAGACATATCAAGCCATTGTCTTGATTGTAACATTTTTTGCATATGCCGCGTATCATGCTGCAAGGAAGACAACGAGTGTTGTCAAAACAGCGCTTGATCCAGAGTCGACTGGTGGGGGTTCGGACTCCCCATGGCTGAGAGGTTATACTCAGAAACCGATTCAGAACTTGGGGAGTGTACGGGTTCTTGGAAATGGTGGTTGGTCGCCTTTTGATGGTTCTGATGGCACAGCATTGCTTGGTGAACTTGATGTGGCTTTCCTTTTTGTGTATGCGCTGGGAATGTATTTCTCGGGACACATGGGGGATAGGATGGATCTGAGGATATTTTTGAGCGTGGGAATGGTGGGAACTGGTTTGTTCACTGTCCTGTTTGGAATTGGATATTGGGCAAATATCCACTTCTTCTATTACTATTTGACAGTCCAAATGCTTGCCGGTTTGTTCCAATCCACGGGATGGCCTTCAGTGGTTGCGTTAGTTGGGAattggtttgggaagaagaagagaggaCTTATAATGGGAATCTGGAATGCCCACACTTCAATTGGGAACATTACAGGTTGCTTGGTTGCTTCGGTTTTACTGAAGTTTGGATGGGGTTGGTCCTTGGTTGTTCCAGGGATAATTATTACCTCCATTGCCTTGGCAGTGTTCCTTTTCTTGCCAGTTCACCCTGACACTGTACGAGCTAACAAGGACGAAGATGAAACGCGATTCCCTGAAAAGGAAGCCGAGGAAGTGAATGAACCTCTCCTGAAATCTGATGAAGAGGAGGAATCAGCTGTGGGTTTCATTGAAGCATGGAAGATCCCAGGGGTTGCCCCTTTTGCTCTTTGCCTTTTCTTTGCCAAGCTGGTGGCCTATACATTCCTCTATTGGCTTCCTTTCTATATTAGCCACACAGGTATAACTATTCTCGCGTTTTAACTTCACATTAGCAACCCGCTTACCAACTGGTCCATGCTACTAGGTTACTGtttctttttttgagtgacgagggaaacccgcagTCATTACTTGATGATGGTAAACTCCGttttgtgaccctagctggcaaaggaccataaggaggtaaaccagactaaattgcccatagctgaccagttcaaacttcaaaccaagaaggccaataggctgcTCCGgttgggagtcgaacttgtaaccatGTGATTACCAAGTGAACAGTCTGACTAACTTGACTGAGATTTTCTCTGGGTTGTTGTTTCTTAGTGTATCGTGTTGTGTTGTGATGGTGCAGCCATAGATGGGGCGTACTTGTCGAACGAGGAATCTGGGAACTTATCGACGCTGTTTGATGTGGGAGGGGTGGTGGGTGGAATCCTAGCAGGCTACATATCTGATCACCTGGATGCCAGAGCCATAACAGCAGCAAGCTTCATGTACTGTGCTATCCCAGCCCTATTCTTTTACAGGAGCTATGGCCATGTCTCCATGGCGCTGAACATCGTCCTCATGTTGATTGCTGGCATGTTTGTGAATGGACCTTACGCGCTGATCACAACTGCAGTCTCGGCTGACCTGGGAACACACAGCTCGCTGAAAGGCAATTCGCGGGCACTTGCAACTGTCACTGCAATCATTGATGGAACCGGCTCCATTGGCGCTGCCATTGGACCACTGCTCACTGGCTACATTTCAGCTGAGAGTTGGAATGGCGTTTTCACAATGCTGATGATCGCAGCACTAATTGCTGGTTTGCTGCTGACTAGGCTAGTTGTGGCTGAGATAGCCGCGAAGATTCAGTACTCGAGGAGCCAAGCAGAGCCAAGGTCAAGGTCTCCTGCACTTGGAAGTGTAAACATGGCATAAAGGGTGTGCTTATAATGCTTTTTTCTGGCTATTTGGATAAGTTTCAAGCTTTCTTCTCAGCCTTAGACCACAGATGAAGAGGTGAGATTTGACACCATAAATCAATATCAGGACGGTATAGTATGGTGTGGAAGACAGAATAGGTGTCTCTTCTTGTTCTTGTATACAAATTTACAAGTATATTTTTTCAATCTTTGTGGCATAAAATGATAAGAGCATTCCATCCAGAAGCCTGGATGATGGCTGATTGTATTATACACCATTTcttgtatatatttttcttcattagATATTGAAAAACAAATCCTACCATGCAGAAAGAGAAACTTTTGCATTAGAGTAAGCCCAACAGTTGCTATTCTTTGTCAAGTTTTTTGCCACCCGGGAGAGAGATGAagtagaaaagaaaaataaaataaaataaataaataaaagttgtcTACTAGCACACCCAACGGGCGCCAGTTGGGTGCTGATGATGAGCGCAACGTGCACCAAcaatctttcttttttattcttttcctcCCGCGggtcctaaaaaaaaaattcccgcAAATTCATTTTCCTCCTCTCTTTCCTACCCTCGCTCCCTTCTATCTCACCAAAAACGCACCCAAATAAACTATTGTGAAAGAACTGttaataattgataaattttCTGTTGGTCCATCCTTGATTGGGACTGGGATAGGGTGGGGCAACAAATCTTGAATTGCTTCAGTAATCAGAAGTGTCTCTTTAAAAGCTTGATTGATCTGCCTCTGGACATCCTAAATTGGCTCTTGGGGAAATGATGAAGTACAAGACAAGGGGCTCTCCTAGAAAACCTGACAAATCAGTGTCTCATAATTGAAGCAACTAATGCACAACAAACAAATCTACTGGATCAATGGTTTCAGAAATCCTTCAAAGACATAAACTCATGTACAACATACAGATTTGAAAGGGAAATTCTAAACTGAATTCCCTTCCAACCCTTCGTTTGATTAAAATGTAGACATCTGGGATGTGATGGAACATGCCACCAAAGTACCAAACCGTAATTTCCCATGGTTCAAAGTTGGTAGTTTCGTATCAAACCTATGATTTCCATTAAGGCTAGATCACAAATTCACAACCATAGAAAGAAAAACGGTTTCCACATTGAGTGCATAGAATCACTTTGGTATTACAAATTACGGTATCCACTTGGTCAATTggaaatataaatacaaatgtGGTTAACCTTTGAGCTTTAAGCTAAGTTCAGTTGGCTTCTTCACTATACCAATGTATGGAGTAATATACTGCAAAGTAATTATTCTACTGATCTCTAATCATTAAGCAAAGCATCTGTGTTCCTTTAAGAAAGgcattttcattttccacaGAACTTTTATCTTCTCTTCTCCTTATCAACCATGGTAGCTGAATGATAAAGGGGACAACAAAGAACAATAGTGAGTTGACCCTACATACCTTATAAAGAGGTAAAGACGTCAAAGGAACACAATAGCCAGCAACACTCTAAGAAGCAAGATACAGTTTGACATAATGACAATAAACTCAAGCCACGAAACAAGCATCTAATGCCATAAAAAATACAGAGTAACAGAATGTAACCCGGAAGCACAGCTACCAAGTAAATTCAATACATTGTATTCACGTGACATAAGTATAAGCAGAATTTTCCTATTCATATTCCATAGCGGACATAGAACTCCAGTCCTTGTTTCTTCTGTCAACTAAATGATTTTATAGATCAAGGTTGAGATGCAGATAATCGCTAGATGAATATCTACAAAACCTTAGAAACATCAACGGAATGTGATGGCCTGTGTGGTTGATTAAGATCCTAACATAATAAGCAACCAAACATCAAACTCGGGAGTAACAAACATAGCATTCTAAGCGGATGATAAAACATTAAACCAGTCTTGGAAGTAACAATTGCCTCATAATTTTCTGAATCTCAGGCGACCATCAAGTGTCTAGTAAGAGAAAGAATTTAGAAGTTATAATTACATTCATTCAATCTCTCTGACGTATCACTACCAGATAGATACTAAATTACAGGCATAAGGGCGTATCACCCTCATCAAGCAACAAGCTGAGCAGAGAAAAATACCAGATAGCTCAATCTTGCACAATAACTTGTTGGTGTATTGCACTAAGATAACCACATTAGAAACAGCATTGAAAATAGGTATCAGAAATGTGGGAGTGGCAATTGAACATCCAATAACCACCAAGGGAAAGCAAAAAGAATGAGGGAAAAAGATGAGTTGCAAGGGAGATTAAATTCTTGATAATATGTAGTGAACCAATATAGTTGCAGAACTCCAGATTGAACGTGATGTGAGTATTAAAAGGCCTCTAAACATTCTTAGATTTGCTAAGATTAGAACCATAGCATGTCTCCTTAAGTAATAACATCAACAACCGCAATAAGGTGGAAATATAAAGTGTTGTAAAGCTTGTCTTGTTGCTGAAGGATACATTCAATAAAAGGAGATTGGGGTTTCTAAACATATATGTCCTGTAATTCAATAAGCCACTATTCAAATTGTCACTTGGGCCTTTGCATTGCTACTTCTCGAGTGTTGGGAGATTGTTGACTTGATTTTAAAAACGCTTTCGTATTTGTTATGCATTGTGAAAAGGAATGCTCAGACATGTTAATATAGGGACATATGTTTAGTTGTGATGCAGGCTCCAGCCTATTTTCGGTTTAAGCCTTCCATCAACACTGCTTGTAAGCTCCTAACTAATGAATCTGTGCATATTCATCCATGCTGAAGGGCAGCTTGCAGATGTTCTTACTAAAGTCTAGCAAAATCTGGAGCACCAAATGAATAGCGTTTGCATATTTCTTGCAATTAATTCAGAAGCAATCAAAACTTCTTGATGCCTGGCCTCTAATTTTATTCCAAATATGAACAGCAATTAAACAACATAATAACTTTATTATGTATATTCAAACGCGAAATTTTTACTCTGGTTAGTTAAATTATAGCACAAAAGCTTGCACTCTTTATCACAATAAAGAGAGAGGGAAAAAAACATGAACTACATACTATTTGATTTTCCACCTCAATTTCAAGCATCCACAGACAGAAAATATCACACGataatattaaacaaaaacctTTGCCATTAAATTCGTTGAATTTCCACTAACATTGACAAACAAATCTTCAACTGCATTGGTCCCTATACGTGTAAAAGCAATAGAAAAGTAATAACCTGAAATTAAACTGAAAAGATCATTCGCCGGGCTTTGTGGGCTTCCGATACTTCTCCTCAACGTCCTTGGCCTTGAAAAGAGCGGAGTCGATGACCTTCTTAATGTTGGGAACGTTGTAGTTCTGAGCTATGTAGATTCCGCTCACTGTCCCAACTATGAATGAGAAGCTGCTCTTGATTATCCCCATCTCTCTTCGATTTTCCGATCTTTGAGCCCTTACTGTGCGATTGATGATAAAATTCAAGCCTTGATGATGTTACGGAGGCTGACCGGTACCGGGATTCGATCTCAGCGACCTGGCGCTCGTCGGAATTTTTAACTGGCAACACAACTTTTGTTACCCTTTGACAATAAGAAGACATGTATTTATAAGAACACATATAATCATAGTCATAGTCACATTaggaataataaataataatataaatagagGAAAAGGAATTAAAGGGAGACGAAATTCTAATATAACCAGAATAAAGAGTCCTAAACGGAACACCCATCTGGTGTTGAACAAAGGAATGGACATCAGGAATCAGGAATAATAAACAACAATACAGAGACACCAAAAATGAATTCTAGTATAATTAGAACATAGAGTTTTAGACAAAACACTCATTCGAATTTAAAAAAAGGAAGCTGAGATTttatacaattatttttaattttatgtaatcaTAAGaccattataaaatataaataatgtactaatTGAAGTTATGAAAATATTTGTAAGGGTaaattcaatttagagttttacaAGATTGTATTCAATTATGACTAAATTTTTTAAGacatttaaaatgatagattttaataaatttttattgacttttatagagttGCTTTTAAACTTTTGTAAGCTTTGTAAGGATTTATAAAAgttcatataaaaaatattcataaacttttataaattttgtttattttaaaagtttacacaagtgtttaaaattttaaattgaatacatctTTATAAACTTTCAATGACTttgattcttattatttatactagtttactagttttatacgcgcattgcgcgaatgagttaatgcccaatgtttatatttaaataaatatttgaaagtatatcaatacaagattatataggagaagtttatacatgggtaataaatgccgaatttttttatttaaatatctaactcaaagtatatgaatccaagataatatagaaaattcattataattattactaaaataaatgtttgcaaccttgtaaaatcgatagtctaaatatttggtctaaaaatgatagtctaaataaatattatgtttaatttaaatttttctaagtgttcttaattctcttttgagtaacattgtcattgtcttcattactatttgttttcttcctttttgttggtagtgtgtcggttgcaattcggttattgttggtagcatagatgacaacgtcatgcaatgagattaagATATAaaagctatggactttcctttagctgttctgcttggggttcatttggttcaaccattattgttgaatgagttatatattgtggataaagaaatccctagtttaagaaaaaaaattaaataaattaataaaaatttgaaattttaaaatattatgtattccacagatattaaaaggtagtttctcgcttcaatttgctgggtaatgggttatttgagaactttcattgtcaacaaatccccaagtagttaatatgattggtttcaaactattcttttttatttttttcatggtattaaagaaatacatatgtatcattttttggtggaactactaatttatttaattcaataagagtaaaatagagtgattccgcttcaatttgttgggttattatttgagtactctttttgtcaaccaatccccaagtagttaatataattagcttcaaattattttaaaattttttttcatagtattaataaaatacttggtaactaaatatataacattattttgtactataaatttgatatttaattacaagatattgtaagataatggacaatgtaatgaatatcaattgataaatttgaatgtaaaaaatctttgcatgagagaaaataaagacaatataactaatgaaattatttctcttatttaatttaatatttctgataat from Ipomoea triloba cultivar NCNSP0323 chromosome 12, ASM357664v1 encodes the following:
- the LOC115999720 gene encoding putative glycerol-3-phosphate transporter 1, whose amino-acid sequence is MGSLAEVVQERKNSKPPGIRVYEGITKSNLSYKTYQAIVLIVTFFAYAAYHAARKTTSVVKTALDPESTGGGSDSPWLRGYTQKPIQNLGSVRVLGNGGWSPFDGSDGTALLGELDVAFLFVYALGMYFSGHMGDRMDLRIFLSVGMVGTGLFTVLFGIGYWANIHFFYYYLTVQMLAGLFQSTGWPSVVALVGNWFGKKKRGLIMGIWNAHTSIGNITGCLVASVLLKFGWGWSLVVPGIIITSIALAVFLFLPVHPDTVRANKDEDETRFPEKEAEEVNEPLLKSDEEEESAVGFIEAWKIPGVAPFALCLFFAKLVAYTFLYWLPFYISHTAIDGAYLSNEESGNLSTLFDVGGVVGGILAGYISDHLDARAITAASFMYCAIPALFFYRSYGHVSMALNIVLMLIAGMFVNGPYALITTAVSADLGTHSSLKGNSRALATVTAIIDGTGSIGAAIGPLLTGYISAESWNGVFTMLMIAALIAGLLLTRLVVAEIAAKIQYSRSQAEPRSRSPALGSVNMA